A single genomic interval of Nycticebus coucang isolate mNycCou1 chromosome 21, mNycCou1.pri, whole genome shotgun sequence harbors:
- the LOC128573421 gene encoding small integral membrane protein 15-like, with the protein MKMFDIKAWAEYVVEWAAKDPYGFLTTVILAFTPLFLASAVLSWKLAKMIEAREKEQKKKQKRQENIAKAKRLKKD; encoded by the coding sequence ATGAAGATGTTTGATATTAAGGCTTGGGCTGAGTATGTTGTGGAATGGGCTGCAAAGGACCCATATGGCTTCCTTACAACAGTTATTTTGGCCTTTACTCCACTGTTCCTAGCAAGTGCTGTACTGTCTTGGAAGTTGGCCAAGATGATTGAGGCCAGGGAGAAGgagcaaaagaagaaacaaaaacgtcaagaaaatattgcaaaagcTAAACGACTAAAGAAGGATTGA